The sequence below is a genomic window from Falco rusticolus isolate bFalRus1 chromosome 8, bFalRus1.pri, whole genome shotgun sequence.
TGGATTTTTGCACTTTTCTTTGAAGTGACAGTCCCCAAAGCAAGCCTGTGTGCAGGTGGTTTCCAAAATACGGCCTACGGGCTCAGTTGTGGTGTGTCCTCCTGTGGCAGCTGTTCTAATGAGCTGCAGACTGCAAAACCTCATTAGACGTGGGCAGAGCCTTCCAGGAAGatggatttttgctttttggagcATGTTTGGGGATGGTCCTCCTATACGGGCCGTCCAAGGTCAAAACCACTTGTGACTCACCATTGCATCTGTTGACCGCTGACAGGAGGGCGTGGGCTCAGTGACGACACACCTCGGTGTGCGCACATGTGTGCACCTGCGCTTTTTCCTCGGGGAAGGAGGTGAAGCGGGCCCCGCGACGGGAGGGAGCAGCACCACTGAGCACGGTGGGTGTGAGCCCCACGACGGCTGGCTGTTCCTCGCCGGCGCTGCTTGTACGCAAGGCGAGCACGTCTCACCTGGGCGCGAGGGGTGTTGCAGTGACCACCAAAAGGTTTTCGCGGGGGACCTTGCTGTGCAGGTTCATGTCGCAGCAGTGCCACCCTCTTCCCTTGTCTCTGGTgttggggatgggggtggggtgaggcCCTCTTCAATTTAGCAGCTGCTTCGTTTTGAAGCATTGCTTTGCTAAGGGAGCTCAGCCTGCCGCGTGCAGAGCGCCCATCCGTGCCATTCTGGGGTTACCCTTCAGGGAGGCTAATGCAGCAACAAGGGACAAGGGGCACTTCATCGTTAGTACTTCGGGGGAAGAGCAACggttcttttttaattaaatgtgttCTTTGTGCTCATGTATTTAGATaccaaaatacagcatttcacCACATGTATAAAAttgtgtttgcatttatttaatttacagttcttttttaaaagcatgtagTCTCGAAtgtttgttctcatttttttttcacatcattaCTCTGATACTGCTTGATTAGCTCCCTCCCCAGTCATGATTGGTAATTAAAATAGGCATTAAAATTAGTCACTTAGCAATTTTGCTGTTCAATTGGCAATTAAATTACTTAATTGCAATTAAAGTCCTAATTTTAATTGGCAAAATGATAGATGTAGATTTAAGATAATATGTATAAATACTTTAATAAGTGTCTATATAAGGATTACTTAATTACTCAACTTCAAGTTTATGCTGTTAACTTTAGAACTTTTAAGTGAGTAATGAAATTTATATTACATCTATTCTAAGGATATGGTAATTAGATGTATTACTTATCTCTATAAGGGCCTTTGCGGTAAGTTTCTTCGGTGATGTTCAAACTAGAGCCTGGCCGAGCTCCCGGGGTCAGACCGACGTGGACAGTTCCGTGGCAGCCCTGCAGCGGGAGGCCTGGCAGCTGAAGGCATGCGCAGGGCGGCCGGCCAAGCTCCTCCGGCACCCTTGGGGTGAGCACAGCAGGGACAAAGCCAAGGCAGCGCATCCAGACTCGAAACCGTCATTTCATATAGTCCTGGCGGATCAGAGGCACCTTACAGCGTTGCATGATTTCTGTACTAATTTGTCTCATCTCCTCTCCTGTTGGATAAACCTCAGCAGTAATTCTGTAGGAGCAGGAGAATATAACCACCGAGTGGCAACGACCGTTCTGGATGTGAAGGAGCCAGACGGCAGCAAGCCGTTTGTCTCGGGTGTTTGAGTTTTTACAGCGTAAGCTGAAAGGTAAAAGCGTTTGCTGAGTGAGAACGATGACTGAGTTACAGCGGGGGAAACGTGTTGGGAAGGAAGGATCATGGTTTCCCACAAACCATTCCTATGTAAGCGCTTTGGAGGGTTTTGCTGCAAGGCAAGGGTTCGGGCTTGCAAAAGTTGGCATTTGAGGTGGAGGTTGCACCGCGCTGGGTGCCGCTGTCTGTCGTCCTGCTGTTCTGCACAGAATGGTATGACCGGGCCCCATGTGCAGCACCTTTCCCCGGCCTTCACTACGCCTCACACGCTCTGCTCTCTtgcacttttcagaaaaagcaccCGCGAGCCAACGCACCGTGCCTCGTGTGCGACAGCGTGGCTGCCCCGCAGCCATGAGACGTgatcttttgcctttttcttttcctttttttccgCGGGCTGGGTTGCAGCTGAGGGGCCCACGACCAGTGTCAGACCCACCTTCCGGAGCCTGTCCGGGAGGAGGCCGCGCGTTCCCTCCAACCTCGGAGCAGCGACCCCTCGGAAGCCCCGCGCGCCATCGCAGCTCggcaaaattaaaatttctgataatttttattAAGTGCAGCGCCCTTCATTACATTGAACCGCTTCTGCTTTGCATCCTCCCCCTGCAACTACCTCCTCCGGCCCGCGCCGGCCCGAAGTTGCGCGATCACCGGTGCAAAGCGGCTGGGTCCCCCCAGAAACAACCGCGGGGGGAGCGACCCAGCGCCCCGGGAGCTCCCGTCGGGGCGCGCGCTATTTTTGGCGCGCCGGGCGGTTGCGTCAATGGTGACGCCGGCGGGTGGCGGGGTGGGCGGGAGGCGCGCGGCGCCACGCCCCACTCTCACTTTTTCCCTTTCGCCGGGCGGGTGACGCCACCGCCCTCTATGCAAATGaagccccgccccgccgcgcttTAAGGTGCCGTCggggaggggaaaagggggggCGGTGCCCACCTGAGGGCGTGTCCCTCGGTGTGATGTCACCGTCGGAAATTTACCAAAGGGAGCGCGCGGCCAAAGGGGCGGGGGAAGGCCGGCCCCTCCGGCGTCCTGATTGGTCGGAGGGGGTGGTGACGCGCGGTGACGCGCGGGGGCTCGAGGTGCACGTTGGCTGTGGCACAGGGAGCCCACATAAACAAAGGCACATTGCGGGGAAGGGACAGTCCGGCCGCTGCGCtgccgccgcgctccccgccgcagccccgaCGTGttcccgccgcgccgcgccctgcccgccgcccgccgccgcccggcacTTGGATGCATGCACAGGTCTCCGCTCCCCGGTGagtgccccctccccacgcgGGGCTCCCACGCGCGGGGGGGTGCGTGGATGgaggcgtgtgtgtgtgtgtcacccGCCGAGCACGCGTGGGGAGCGGGGTGCGGCGCCGCGCGGCTCCGCGGCTCCGGTTCGGGGAAGGCTCCGTGGGTAGGGGGGGCTTGTCACGCTGCCCGGGGTGGGTGGCCCGTGGATGTGGTGTCACCCGTGGTGCTGTCAGGCGGAATCGGCGGGCTGCACGGCTGCGGCTGCTTGCCCGGGAGGGCTGTCACCGGGCGGCGGCTCACGGTCCCGCGGGGCGCCGAGACCCCCGGGAGGCGGGAAGCCCCGCGCCTCGCCCGGCTCCCCCGCGGACGCGTCTCTCGCCTTAGAGGAGACGGAGGAACGCACGGGCTAAACAGCAGAGCGGGGGGCGAGCCCGCCGGCTGTCCGAGATGCGAACGATCGCAGCCCGCCCGCTGAAAGTTTTCCTCCCGCTTAAAAAAACCCgcaacaataataaataaagcGAACAAGcccggccggcccggcgggggctgcgggggtgCCCAGCTcccccgggagcggggccgcaGGGGGGGCCCGGGCCGCGCGTCGGGCAGGGTCTGCCGGGGGTGCCCCTcgccccccgctgccgccggcccCGAGACAGCTTGAAGAGCcgctgcgtgtgtgtgtgttgcagcCAGCGcgctgggcaggctggagcccTCCTCCGTGCTCTGAAACCGCGGAAACTTCGCTCTCCGCTGACCTCCGACGCTGTCCGCCTTCAGCTCCTCCGAAAACGCCTCTAACCCGGCTGAAGGTTTGTGCGCTCCGCTCCGcagccccccgcggccccggggcggggagggacCCCCcgcctgcctccctcctgccggcgccggccggggcagcgcggtgcccggcggagcggggcggggcggggggggcagcgcGGTTGTGCGGGCCGAGTCTATATGACCGTGTTTCGTTTCCAGCCATGCCCTGTGTTCAGGCTCAGTATGGGTCCTCGCCTCAAGGAGCCAGCCCGGCCTCCCAGAGCTACAGTTACCACTCTTCGGGAGAATACAGCTCCGATTTCTTAACTCCAGAGTTTGTCAAGTTTAGCATGGACCTCACCAACACTGAAATCACTGCCACCACTTCTCTCCCCAGCTTCAGTACCTTTATGGACAACTACAACACAAGCTACGACGTGAAGCCACCTTGCTTGTACCAAATGCCCCTGTCCGGACAGCAGTCCTCCATTAAGGTGGAAGACATTCAGATGCACGGctaccagcagcacagccacctcccCCCCCAGTCCGAGGAGATGATGTCCCACTCAGGCTCCGTGTACTACAAGCCCTCATCACCCCCGACCCCCTCCACGCCCGGCTTCCAGGTGCAGCACGGCCCCATGTGGGATgaccccagctccctgcacaaCTTCCACCCCAACTATGTGGCCACCACACACATGATCGAGCAGCGCAAAACGCCCGTCTCCCgcctctccctcttctccttcaAGCAGTCGCCCCCTGGCACCCCCGTCTCCAGCTGCCAGATGCGCTTCGATGGGCCCCTCCACGTCCCCATGAACCCCGAGCCGGCCGGGGCCCACCACGCTGTGGACGGGCAGGCCTTTGCCGTCCCCAACCCCATCCGCAAGCAGCCCTCCATGGCCTTCCCCGGCCTGCAGCTGGGCCAcgctccccagctgctggacaGCCAGGTGCCCTCGCCGCCCTCGCGGGGGTCCCCCTCCAACGAGGGGCTCTGCGCCGTCTGTGGGGACAACGCTGCCTGCCAGCACTACGGCGTCCGCACCTGCGAGGGCTGCAAGGGCTTCTTCAAGGTgagcgggcggcgggcagggcgacgggcagcgggggggggggggacccgCCGGGGCAAAGAGCCGCTTTCCCCTTCAGATGGAAATTGGTTAGGACAGAGAACTGTGTCTGAGCTAACCATGTGGAACAGAATTCCCTGTGGTAAAATTAAGTGATCTCTTTATTTCACCATCCTGATTGAATAATCTTATCATTTTAAATAGAGAAGGTCTCCAAGGAATGTAAATAATATGAATGCCCACGGATTTGTATTTACTGAGcatccctttccctcctcttgGCATATAAAACACAGCTAGGAGCTGTGAGGTTAGCTCAAATGTTAACGCTATCAATTTTCTCCTGTTAAAtgccctgggaaaaaaaaaaaagaaaaaaggaaaagaaaaaagggaaaagaaaaaaaaagacgggaaaataaaaacagtaaggggaaaataaggggaaaaagaaaaaaggggaacaaaaaaatgggaaaatggaaaaaaggggaaaaagcaattgtgaagggggaaagaaaaaagaaggggatAATGataaaaggaaggggaaagagaaaaaggggagacaagaaagggagaaagggggatgagaaaggggaagagggggaaaagaaagggagaaagggggaaatggaacatggaaagaaaaaggaaggcggggggaaggggggaaaggaaataaagaggCGGCCGGGGAGAGGGCGGTGGGGAGCGGGGCCCGCAGCAGCGGCCGCTGACGCCGCTcgccccgtcccgtcccgtccgGCAGCGCACGGTGCAGAAGAACGCCAAGTACGTCTGCCTGGCCAACAAGAACTGCCCGGTGGACAAGCGCCGCCGCAACCGCTGCCAGTACTGCCGCTTCCAGAAGTGCCTGGCCGTCGGCATGGTCAAGGAGGGTGAGtccgcggggccgccgccccccgTCGGGCCGTgccgggccgtgccgtgccggccGGGGCGGCTGAGCACCGTCTCTCTTGCAGTGGTGCGCACAGACAGCCTAAAAGGCCGGAGGGGTCGTTTGCCATCCAAACCGAAGAGCCCCCAGGAGccctctcccccctctcccccggTGAGTCTGATCAGTGCGCTGGTGAGAGCCCATGTCGACTCCAACCCGGCTATGACCAGCCTGGACTATTCCCGGGTAAGCGGGACCGAGCTCGCGGGGGGACCTAGCTGCGCCCACccgcccggggagggggggcagccGGCCCCGCTCCGGCGGCTccggcggccggcggggagAGGCGAGCcgggggccccgccgcccggcccgaCCCGGTgctgcccggcgctgcccggccgcccccccgggggTCCTgctccgccgccgcgccgcccgccccgggaTCGGGCCCGCGGAAACCGCCCTCTGCGCACGGAGAGCGGCGACCTCGTAGCGCCGTTCCTAATTGAATTAATTGCCCCGGAACATCTCATTTCCTCACTGGTCAGGGAGAGGTTTAATTGTTATAAAAACTCGGCTCCCCGACTAGAAGCGGGGTTAGCAATTTCACGGGTTATATACTTTAGAGAACCTCATTAAGTGCTTTATAAAATGAATTTCCAGTTCCAGGCTAACCCCGACTACCAGATGAGTGGAGATGACACCCAGCACATCCAGCAGTTCTATGATCTCTTGACCGGCTCCATGGAGATCATCCGAGGATGGGCAGAGAAAATTCCCGGCTTCACTGATCTCCCTAAAACAGACCAGGACCTGCTCTTCGAATCCGCCTTCCTGGAGCTGTTCGTGCTGCGCCTGGCATACAGGTACGTGGCCGGCCGAGGGGGGAACTTCTGGGCAGTTATGAAATCAGATCCTTTCAAGGTCCACTGATCTGCGTTTTATTAACTCCTCGGTAATTAGGTGCCTCTTAAATCCTTCATTTATTGCTCTTCAAGTAATTAGTTGTTtagctccccccaccccccatcttctctctctttttttttttaaaaaaactttttccctttctctttttcttttttttctctctctttttgcttgtctttcttcctctctgtatctttatttcttcccgtgtttgtttcttcctctctttctccttatcttttaaatcttttttttacttttcatcttttgctcttcttcacctttgcttttctttcttttcctctgtctaTCTAATCTACCTTCATCcttattcattcattcatctgTATGTGTTGGGGTTGTCACATTCCTTCCAGGTCAAATCCAGTGGAGGGCAAGCTTATCTTCTGCAACGGGGTGGTCCTGCACCGGTTGCAGTGCGTCCGTGGCTTTGGGGAGTGGATCGATTCCATTGTTGAATTTTCCTCCAACTTGCAAAACATGAACATCGATATCTCTGCCTTCTCTTGCATCGCTGCCCTAGCTATGGTCACAGGTCGGTGTCCCCCCTCCTTCCCGCTCgagccccagccaggcagctccttttcccttcctctccctgtcAGACATGTAACCTCCTGTGtccttctgttttgcagagagACATGGGCTTAAGGAACCCAAGAGGGTGGAAGAACTTCAAAACAAGATTGTAAATTGTCTCAAAGACCATGTGACTTTTAATAACGGGGGCCTGAATCGCCCCAACTATTTGTCCAAACTCTTGGGGAAGCTCCCTGAACTTCGCACGCTTTGCACGCAGGGGCTGCAACGCATTTTCTACCTGAAACTGGAAGATTTGGTGCCACCGCCAGCAATAATCGACAAACTTTTTCTGGACACTTTACCTTTTTAAGACTCTTCCCGAGCACTTCCACTGAACTGAAGAGAATCTTCACCTTTCTGAAGGGGAATTCATCTGGGCCCAATGCAGCACCTCTGGGTGCCAGCTCCCCATCCAAACCAGTGTTGCTAACCTCCTGCAGGCAGAACGCGAATGGGCATTTTGGCTCTGGGGCATCATGGATGCAGATCATGGACAACACAAATACCATGGTATAAACTTTTTATTATCAGCTTATAAATGAATTTATTATTAAGGACTTCTGATTAAAGAGATGAACATATCTGGCAACGCCGGGTGCGCAGCTAAGACTCATACGGTGACAAAGCGTTAAGGTGACCCACAAGTCTCACCCTCCTAAAGACTAAAGTTTTCTGCTGTAAAAGAAAGCTGTAATATATACGAAACCTAAATGTTGCGTGGGTGGCATGTCATTAAAGGTGGCAAAGGCTTGTAAATTTATCAGATGcagtttggctttttaaaaattattctgtgcctatttatgaagaaatatggaaaacaattaaaaaaataactacaaaTTAAAGCTAAACgtgtttgcaaaaaaaagagaaaaaaaaaagaaagaaaaataaagaagggagaataaagagaaagaaaaataaatctctccATACCAGGAAAGCATGACGATTCTAGGGTGACAATGTTATAGGCACTTGCTATTTCAGTAATGTCTATATTCTATAAATAGTATTTCAGACACTATGTAGTCTGTTAGCTTTTATAAAGACTGGTAGTTATCTAAGCTTCAAACATTTTCTCAATTGTAAAATAGGTGGGCACAAGTATTACAAAACCCGAAATCCTCCCCAAAGGGACACATAGTGTTTGTAAACACCGTCCGACATTCCTTGTTTGTAAGTGTTGTATGTACTGTTGATGttgattaaaaaagaagtttataTCTTGATTATTTTGTTGTCTAAAGCTAAACAAATCTTGCATGCAGCAGCTTTTGACTGTTTCCAGAGTGCTTATAATATACATAACTCCCTGGAAATTACTGAGCActttgaatttttgttttgttttgttctgtttttttatgTCTGAAATTGTCGgttaatatattattttatgttcgagtaatatttttaatattgccaTATCCtgtagtatttttctttgtgtatttcCAGTATGGCACATGACACGAGTCACTGCctttttggttggggttttgttttgggtttttttttctatggtgTATGACAGTTAGAAAcgctgttggttttttggttggtatttttttttccccctcctgatAACTCTTTCTTTGAGAAAGACAATTTTAATGTTTACAACAATAAAACATGTAAACGAATAGAATCTCGTCTTCTTTCTGTCCAAGCGAGAAGCGCCCACCGCCAGCATCCATTGCACATAAGGACAATAGCCTCTACAAGGTAGGACTAACCCACCGAGGAGAATGGATGGGGCGCTTTGCGTTCACAAGGCGGGCGGCCCGACGCGCCGGCTCGGCGGGGGGACGAGGAGGAAACCCTGAGGCTCCCAGGTCGGTCCTTTCCCAGATTTTTCCCCgtctctgcagcatccccagcccgCTCCCGCGCCGGCCTTTGCTTCGGCAAATACCTCGAATTGGGGGAACGGAGCGGGGGTGTCTCGTCGCTGCCCCGCAGCTGGGATGGGCCAGGGGGGTGGCAGCCCTGGTGGGCACGGCGGGGGTGCTGGGAGGCCGAAGGCTGGGGCGctccccggcggggcgggcgcgtCGCTCGGAACGCGGCTGTGCCGGGACCCGCCGCCCGCAGCACCGACCGCGGGAGGTCCCGGCGGTACGGGGTCCCGGCGGTGCggggggcagccccacagcctccccccaccgcccccctccagccccggCGAGGGGCTCGGCGCGGACGAGGAGGGGGTGTCTCGGCCCCGCAGCCCGCGCGTCCGGCgtgggaggggggaggaaggcagcGCGGTGGGACGGCTGGGACGGGGAACTTCGGCCGGGCACAAAAGAGAaatgccgggggggggggcacccctgAAATCAGCCTTCAGCCCGCTCTGCCCCGCGTCCCGCCGCGCCGACACAGGACGGCTCacggcgggggggaggggggcggcgggggcgatGCTGGGGCGAGGGACCGCGCAGCCCCCCGTGGCCGCCCCTCACCCGCGGCCGGGGAGCCGGGTGGCCCCGCGCCCAGCCGCCCCCTCGGCGGGGTGacgcgcccccggcccgggctgcCGGCCCggcgtggg
It includes:
- the NR4A2 gene encoding nuclear receptor subfamily 4 group A member 2, which gives rise to MPCVQAQYGSSPQGASPASQSYSYHSSGEYSSDFLTPEFVKFSMDLTNTEITATTSLPSFSTFMDNYNTSYDVKPPCLYQMPLSGQQSSIKVEDIQMHGYQQHSHLPPQSEEMMSHSGSVYYKPSSPPTPSTPGFQVQHGPMWDDPSSLHNFHPNYVATTHMIEQRKTPVSRLSLFSFKQSPPGTPVSSCQMRFDGPLHVPMNPEPAGAHHAVDGQAFAVPNPIRKQPSMAFPGLQLGHAPQLLDSQVPSPPSRGSPSNEGLCAVCGDNAACQHYGVRTCEGCKGFFKRTVQKNAKYVCLANKNCPVDKRRRNRCQYCRFQKCLAVGMVKEVVRTDSLKGRRGRLPSKPKSPQEPSPPSPPVSLISALVRAHVDSNPAMTSLDYSRFQANPDYQMSGDDTQHIQQFYDLLTGSMEIIRGWAEKIPGFTDLPKTDQDLLFESAFLELFVLRLAYRSNPVEGKLIFCNGVVLHRLQCVRGFGEWIDSIVEFSSNLQNMNIDISAFSCIAALAMVTERHGLKEPKRVEELQNKIVNCLKDHVTFNNGGLNRPNYLSKLLGKLPELRTLCTQGLQRIFYLKLEDLVPPPAIIDKLFLDTLPF